A segment of the Streptococcus chenjunshii genome:
GCCTGTGATGCTCATTTTGGTTAAATAATAATGACTTTCAAGACCCTTTGCCTGTATCGTTTCATAAACTTCCTCAAAAGATACCTTTCCTTGCTTTTCGGAATTAGCAGTAATTGTAACATCGTAATTCTTTATCGGATAAAGCGGACTAATAAAAAACGCGCCCCGCGTTGACATAAAACCGTTCTTGCCACCACCACGCGCTAGGGTGATGAGGTATTCGTCGAAAAAAACTTCTCCTGTTTCTTTGTGAAACAAAAAAATAAAGGGCGTGATAAACTTTTGATATTTTGCTAGCGGAAAAAAGTTCTTTTCTGCAAATCTGACATAGTTATCTATCAGTTCTTCATCAAAATAAATATCATCACGAGACAGCACTTTTTCTCTCAACACATCAATCAACATTAAGCGTTCTTTGTTAACCTTAATTTCTCCAGTTTCAATCAGCTTAATGTAATCTTCAAAATAAGGGTGTGTTATCAAATCAAATCACTTCCGCTGTCATCAATTTTTGTTTCAACTTTAAAATCAAACGATCGTTCAAGTGCCAGAATTTGTGTGTTAATTTTGCCTTTCTCTTGCAAAGCAGGGTTGGTTTTTAAAAAGCGCTGACTGCCATTTACCGTTAAAACCAGCGGGCCTTCTGATTGGATATATTCATCAAGCTCATAAAAGAGCTCTACCAAATTCAAATACCGCTCAACCTTTTCAAGCTGTACTTGGCTTGATTGGTCTATCTTAGATAGCAGTTCTTTTTTCAACTTTCTTTGGGTAAACTTCATTCCTCTCCCCCCTTCACGTAAAAATTAAGCAAATATCTGTGCAATCGACCCCGTCCACCGGTACCCAAAAGCCTTTAACGACGCGGTTTTTCGAGACCGGGGGGATTGATTGCCAAAAAGTTATCCACAGAGTTA
Coding sequences within it:
- a CDS encoding P27 family phage terminase small subunit; the protein is MKFTQRKLKKELLSKIDQSSQVQLEKVERYLNLVELFYELDEYIQSEGPLVLTVNGSQRFLKTNPALQEKGKINTQILALERSFDFKVETKIDDSGSDLI